CCGAACACAGCGAGACTGACCGGGTCGAAGAAGAACGCGAGCTCTTCGGCGACCCCCCGTTCCGAGAGTCCGAGGAACGCCCAGTCGGCGTGAAACCCGAGATACGGCGCGAAGAGCGCGAGCCACGCGACGACCAGGCCACCGCTCCGGTAGCCGACCACCGTCGCGACGGCGAGGCCGACGAGCGTCGCGTCCCCCGGAAGGATGAGGACCCCCCCGGAGACGGCGAACAGATCGACGGCGTAGGCGACGAACGTGGCGACGGCGAGACCGACCGCACCGAGGAGGGCGAGGGTGCGCTCGAAGCGACTGTGCGCGGAACCGAGAAGCAGTTCACGGAGCGGAGGGACCATACCGACGCTTCGAGCCGGGGAGGCAACTGTTCTGTGGCACCCAAACGGCCGGCCAGCCTGGTCGACGCCGACGTGATCGGTGCTCCGTGCCCCGACGAAGGGGGGCAGAACCCGCCACGGAGAGACACACGGCTACGGGACTCACTCCGACTCGCGGGATCGTTCCGCGCGGCGAGGAGCCGCGTCGGCTGTCGACTCCACCCGTCTGTCGGCATCGAGGAGTCTGTCGAGTCGCGCCTCGAACTCCGCGTCGGAGAGTTCGCCGTCGGCGTACCGCTGTTTGAGCCTATCGACCGGGTTCGTCCGCTCGGGACTGTCAGTCCGCTCACCGCCGTCGCTTCCGGACCGACCCACCAGACGCAGTCGGAGCCAGCGCACGCCGATCCAGAGCGAGAAGACGAGGAGAACGCCGGCTGCGACGGCACCGGCCATCGTACCGGACAGCCGGCCGACGTACCACAGTGCGGCGACGATGACCAGCGTGTCGGCACCGAACGCGAGGAAGGTGCCCAGCACGAACCCGGTGAGGACGCGCGGTTCGGACCGTGTCACGTCGACATGTCTGCTCCGCTGTCACTTGATGGTTCTGTTCGCGCGCCGACGCCCAGTACGGCGAACGCCGCGGTGGGACGCGTCGGGGAAGGGTGCAAAACCGGCGGGTGTGACAGCGCCCGACGAACGGGACGCCGTGCAACCGCGCGACACCTTCCGGGAGGGCGTACCGACGACAGCGCGTGTCGTCGCCAAAGCCGTCACGAAACGTTCAGGTCGTCAGCTCAGTCCCAGCGTCGGGCGAACCCACGCGCCCATGCGCTCGACCGCGTGATCGGCTTCGCTCTCACGCCCGGCCGAGTACGCAAACGCGTGCTGCACGTCGGGGACGACTTCGACCGTGACGTCGACCCCCGACGTCTCGGCTTTCGCCGCGAACCGCCGGGCGTCGTCGACGAGCGCCTCGCCGCTGCCCACGTGGATCAGCACCGGCGGAACCCCCGTCAGATCGGCGTGTAACGGACTGGCCAACGGATCCGTTGGTGAACCGTCTCCGAGGAACAGGTCGGCCATCACTTCGACGAGCCCCCGCTGGACCAGCGCGTCGGTCGACGCGTTGCTGTCGAGGGAATCACCGTTCAGCTCTATGTCGTACCACGGAGAGATCGGCATGATGGCGGCCGGCAGAGGGTCGCCCTGGCTCACGACAGTACCCATACATAATAAATAAATGCTTAGGTTATGTGATTAACCCGTCTGATCGTACAGGAGAGACGACCGTACGGACGGCTGGGAGACAGGGTCGACGACCGCGTCCCCACAGCACGTGCGTCTCGGTCGTCTCCGGGCCCGGAGCGGTGGCGGGCCGTCGGCGAACGGGTCCGGCCTCCACTCGGCTGCCGTGTAGAACTCCAGCCGAGTGAGAGAATCGAGAGTGGGGGTGCGCGAGATGCGAGTACCTATGGGTCTCCGACCGTGAGAGCGGACGATGACCGAGTTGTCGCACGCGAACGCCGGCTACCGACGACTGTTCGACCGCGAGGGGTTATCGTTCGGGATCGGCTTCCCGCTGACGGGAGTGCGGGAGTCGACACCAGCCGTCGAGCGCGAGGTTCGACTCGCACGTCACGCCGAGTCGGTTGGCTTCGACGGGCTCTGGGCACGGGACGTGCCGACGTACTGGCCGCGGTTCGGAGACGCCGGCGGGGCGTTCGACACCTGGCCGTTGCTCTCGCACGTGGCCGCGGAGACCGACGAGGTCGCACTCGGGACGTCGAGCGTCGTCCTCCCGCTCCGACACCCGATCCACGTCGCGAAGTCCGCCGCGACCGTCGACAGGCTCTCCGGTGGCCGACTCGTCCTCGGCGTCGCCTCGGGCGACCGCGACCCCGAATACCCCGCGTTCGGCGTCGACCCGGCCGACCGAGGACGACTGTTCAGAGAGCGCGTCGACGCCCTCCGGACGCTCTGGCGTGAGCCGTATCCGACGGTCGACGGCTCGTGGGGACACCTCGACGGCGACGTGGACGTCCTCCCGAAGCCGACCACAGAGACGCTCCCCCTCCTGCCGACGGGGAACGCCCGGCAGTCGACGGAGTGGATCGCCCAGCACGGCGACGGCTGGCTGTTCTACCACCTCCCGGACGACACGCTCAGGACGTACGTCGACAGGTGGCGGGAGCTCGCCGGCGACAAACCCTTCCTCATCGCGGTGCGCGTCGCACTCGCGGACGACGCGGACGCCGACCCGGAGCACCTCCACCTCGGCTACCGCGCCGGCACCGAGTGGTTCCGAACGTACTTCGGTCGGCTCGAGGAGTTCGGCGTCGATCACGTGATCGTCGGCCTCCAGGCCGACGACCCACAGCGCGCGATGACGACGTTCGCCACCGAGGTCGTCGACGGACGCTGACCGAATCGCCCGCGACCGACGGTGTACGCCATCGACTCAACAGTCGGTGACGAACGACGACAGCACGTAACGGGGACGTGCGACGTACCCCTCTCGGTACAGGGGACGTGTGCAGCGCGACCACCGAAACCGATCACGTCTCGTGCGTTTCGACAGAGCCGGTGGTTTATATTCGCGCGGAGTAGCTACCGGATATGAACGCGCAGACGCGGACGCTGCTCGATCAGCTTTCGTCCGAGCGGCGAGCCGAGATCGAAGCACACGTCGAGAGGTCGCTCTCCGAGCTATCTCTCGAACAGAAAGTGGGGCAACTGAACCAGGTGAACGCCGACTTCGCGACGGGAACCGCCGTCGGCGATATGGACCTCGAGCAGGGGATTCTGGACGGCGACATCGGTTCGGTTCTCAACTGCAAAGACCTCGAAGAGGCCCGGCGGCTCCAAGAACTCGCAGTCGAGGAGTCCGACCACGGGGTCCCGCTCGTGCTGGCGCTGGACGTCATCCACGGCCATCGGACGATCTTCCCGATCCCGCTCGGCGAGGCGGCCTCGTGGGATCCGGAACTCGCGGAGCTGTCGGCTCGCGTCGCCGCGGTCGAGGCGGCCGCGAACGGGGTGCAGTGGACGTTCGCACCGTCGGTCGACGTCAGCCGCGACCCACGCTGGGGCCGTGTCATGGAGGCGGCGGGCGAGGACCCGTACCTCTCCGGAGCGCTCTCGAACGCACGCGTCCGTGGCTTTCAGGGCGACGACCTCACCGCCGACGACACCGTCCTCGCGTGTGCGAAACACTACGTCGGCTACGGTGCCTCCGAGGCCGGCCGCGAGTACAACACCGTCGACGTCTCCGAGACGAACCTCCGCGAGATCCACCTGCCGCCCTTCGAGGCCAGTCTAGAAGCGGGCGTCGGCAGCGTGATGAACGCGTTCAACCTCTACGAGCGGATCCCGGCCAGCAGCAACGGGGAACTGGTCAACGAGCTGTTGCGCGGGGAACTCGGCTTCGAGGACCTCGTCGTGTCCGACTGGAACTCGTTCGGCGAACTCCTCGAACACGGCGTCGCCGAGGATCTGCGTGACGTGGCCCGGGCGTGCATCGAGGCTGGCTCCGACGTCGACATGGTCAGCGGTGCCTACGCGACCGAACTGGTCGGACTGGTCGAAGACGGCGTCGTCGACGAGTCGCTCGTCGATCAGGCGGTCCGACGCCTGCTCACCGTCAAAGGTGCACTGGGCCTGTTCGAGGACCCTTACCGGTACTTCGACGAGGAGCGCCGATCCGAGCGGACCCTCACCGACGAGCACCGCGAGGCCGCCCGCGAGGTCGCCCGCGCGTCCCAGGTCCTCTTGAAAAACGACGACGAACTGTTGCCACTGAGCGGTGACGACGAGATCGCACTCGTCGGTGGACTCGCAGACAGCGCGACCGACATGCTCGGTGCCTGGCGTGCCGAAGGCACACCGGACGACGTGACCACGCTCAGGACGACACTCACCGACCGCGTCGAGAGCCTGACGTACGTCGAAGGCTGTGATCGGGACGGCGCTGTCAGCGACGAGCAACTGGAGGCGGCGGTCGAGACCGTCGCGTCCGCGGAGGTCGCAGTCGTCGCCGTCGGCGAGCGCTACAGCCAGAGCGGTGAGGCAGCGAGTCGCGCCCACCTCGACCTCCCTGGCGACCAGCGGGCACTGCTCCAAGCACTCCTCGAGACGGGGACGCCCGTCGCCGCCGTGCTGTTCAGCGGCCGACCGTTGGCGATCGACTGGGAGGCCGAACACGTCCCCGCGATCCTCGAAGCCTGGTTCCCCGGTGTCGAGGCTGGGCCCGCGATCGCCGACGTCCTCCTCGGTGCGTACAAC
This sequence is a window from Salinigranum marinum. Protein-coding genes within it:
- a CDS encoding SHOCT domain-containing protein yields the protein MTRSEPRVLTGFVLGTFLAFGADTLVIVAALWYVGRLSGTMAGAVAAGVLLVFSLWIGVRWLRLRLVGRSGSDGGERTDSPERTNPVDRLKQRYADGELSDAEFEARLDRLLDADRRVESTADAAPRRAERSRESE
- a CDS encoding alpha/beta hydrolase fold domain-containing protein, which codes for MGTVVSQGDPLPAAIMPISPWYDIELNGDSLDSNASTDALVQRGLVEVMADLFLGDGSPTDPLASPLHADLTGVPPVLIHVGSGEALVDDARRFAAKAETSGVDVTVEVVPDVQHAFAYSAGRESEADHAVERMGAWVRPTLGLS
- a CDS encoding TIGR03571 family LLM class oxidoreductase is translated as MTELSHANAGYRRLFDREGLSFGIGFPLTGVRESTPAVEREVRLARHAESVGFDGLWARDVPTYWPRFGDAGGAFDTWPLLSHVAAETDEVALGTSSVVLPLRHPIHVAKSAATVDRLSGGRLVLGVASGDRDPEYPAFGVDPADRGRLFRERVDALRTLWREPYPTVDGSWGHLDGDVDVLPKPTTETLPLLPTGNARQSTEWIAQHGDGWLFYHLPDDTLRTYVDRWRELAGDKPFLIAVRVALADDADADPEHLHLGYRAGTEWFRTYFGRLEEFGVDHVIVGLQADDPQRAMTTFATEVVDGR
- the bglX gene encoding beta-glucosidase BglX, which encodes MNAQTRTLLDQLSSERRAEIEAHVERSLSELSLEQKVGQLNQVNADFATGTAVGDMDLEQGILDGDIGSVLNCKDLEEARRLQELAVEESDHGVPLVLALDVIHGHRTIFPIPLGEAASWDPELAELSARVAAVEAAANGVQWTFAPSVDVSRDPRWGRVMEAAGEDPYLSGALSNARVRGFQGDDLTADDTVLACAKHYVGYGASEAGREYNTVDVSETNLREIHLPPFEASLEAGVGSVMNAFNLYERIPASSNGELVNELLRGELGFEDLVVSDWNSFGELLEHGVAEDLRDVARACIEAGSDVDMVSGAYATELVGLVEDGVVDESLVDQAVRRLLTVKGALGLFEDPYRYFDEERRSERTLTDEHREAAREVARASQVLLKNDDELLPLSGDDEIALVGGLADSATDMLGAWRAEGTPDDVTTLRTTLTDRVESLTYVEGCDRDGAVSDEQLEAAVETVASAEVAVVAVGERYSQSGEAASRAHLDLPGDQRALLQALLETGTPVAAVLFSGRPLAIDWEAEHVPAILEAWFPGVEAGPAIADVLLGAYNPSGRLPMTFPITEGQIPIYYNRLKTGRPAEDADVDLTEPPADHAEKYVSRYLDVPNEPLYAFGHGESYTDFAYTDVSLGATTITPEDSLSIDVAVENTGDRAGTEVVQVYVRDPVGSRARPVRELVRFENATLAAGESATVSFELTTADLAFWTANEEYAAEPGEFEVQVGHAADDIAVVETFELAE